A region from the Serinibacter arcticus genome encodes:
- a CDS encoding LysR family transcriptional regulator: protein MTLTLEQLRGLEAVARTTNVTRAAAELFVSQPTLSRQLAALEAELGVELLHRGRGGAHLTDAGRALLPIARRMLADAATAAEAMRGFSQVERGRVVLGAPPTLCVSVVAEALADFRLSHPGVELVVHEAGSRQLRDVLAEGGVDLALTVTREQAASDPAVDTTPLFTEELVVASSAAAPAPQLGPDGDVAPGRPDDADDADGPDDGITLAALARLPQVVFNRGYDLRVATEAAFVAAGLTPVVAVEGAEMDAVLRFVERGVGVAVVPATILIGRPGLRGTRLSRPALTRTVVLSRRAGLRPSPASAALERALLAVVDRMVEEDHGAGALMRRA from the coding sequence ATGACTCTCACGCTCGAGCAGCTGCGCGGTCTCGAGGCGGTGGCCCGCACCACGAACGTGACGCGGGCCGCCGCCGAGCTCTTCGTCTCCCAGCCCACGCTGAGCCGGCAGCTCGCCGCCCTCGAGGCGGAGCTCGGCGTGGAGCTGCTGCACCGGGGCCGCGGCGGCGCCCACCTGACGGACGCGGGCCGGGCGCTCCTCCCGATCGCGCGCCGGATGCTGGCCGACGCCGCGACCGCCGCCGAGGCGATGCGCGGCTTCTCCCAGGTCGAGCGCGGGCGGGTCGTGCTCGGGGCGCCGCCCACGCTCTGCGTCTCGGTCGTGGCCGAGGCGCTCGCCGACTTCCGACTGAGCCATCCCGGCGTCGAGCTCGTCGTGCACGAGGCCGGTTCGCGCCAGCTGCGCGACGTGCTCGCGGAGGGCGGGGTCGATCTGGCGCTCACGGTCACGCGCGAGCAGGCGGCGAGCGATCCCGCCGTCGACACGACGCCGCTGTTCACCGAGGAGCTCGTCGTGGCGTCCTCCGCGGCGGCCCCGGCGCCGCAGCTCGGGCCCGACGGCGACGTCGCCCCCGGGCGTCCCGACGACGCCGACGACGCCGACGGCCCCGACGACGGCATCACCCTCGCCGCGCTCGCGCGACTGCCCCAGGTGGTCTTCAACCGCGGCTACGACCTCCGCGTCGCGACCGAGGCGGCGTTCGTCGCCGCCGGGCTGACCCCCGTCGTCGCCGTCGAGGGGGCGGAGATGGACGCGGTGCTGCGGTTCGTCGAGCGCGGGGTGGGCGTGGCCGTCGTCCCCGCCACGATCCTCATCGGACGGCCGGGGCTGCGCGGCACGCGACTGAGTCGGCCGGCGCTCACCCGCACGGTCGTGCTGTCCCGGCGCGCGGGTCTTCGACCCTCGCCGGCGTCGGCCGCGCTCGAGCGGGCGCTGCTCGCCGTCGTCGACCGGATGGTCGAGGAGGACCACGGCGCGGGCGCGCTGATGCGCCGCGCGTGA
- a CDS encoding GAF domain-containing protein yields MTTPVAMRHAHEEFLARGRLAPGVRDVVADSWRRSARIGVDPEHPAPPVDISAVDLSALLAHHPLAAAVPVVRSLLLEPDAGWIAALTDAEGRLLWIDGDRQVRRRVERVGFVEGALWREDVAGTNAPGTALATGRAVQVLGAEHWSRPVHALNCAAAPVRAADGSVLGVLDITGGAPVASGMARSLVRATVAAVEAILAERAGTPGAAPPSRPVLQVLGGGGHVRLARDGAPVALSGRHAEILLLLAEHRLGLTAEELAVHLSGSELSTVAVRAEISRMRRTLRPLLVDSRPYRLHDDVHTDVDAVRAALAVGDLARALASYPGPVLPRSDAPGVERVRAGLEDDLRAAVVTSNDPGALARWLGSESGMHDWWARDRLRELRAIHPGATSVQPRPA; encoded by the coding sequence ATGACGACACCGGTCGCGATGCGGCACGCCCACGAGGAGTTCCTCGCGCGGGGCCGGCTCGCGCCCGGGGTGCGCGACGTCGTCGCGGACTCCTGGCGTCGCAGCGCCCGTATCGGGGTGGACCCCGAGCACCCCGCTCCCCCGGTGGACATCTCCGCCGTCGACCTCAGCGCCCTGCTCGCCCACCACCCGCTCGCCGCGGCCGTCCCCGTCGTGCGCAGCCTGCTGCTGGAGCCCGACGCCGGCTGGATCGCCGCCCTCACGGACGCCGAGGGCCGCCTGCTGTGGATCGACGGCGACCGGCAGGTCCGCCGGAGGGTCGAGCGCGTCGGCTTCGTCGAGGGCGCGCTGTGGCGCGAGGACGTCGCGGGCACGAACGCGCCCGGCACCGCGCTGGCCACGGGTCGCGCCGTCCAGGTGCTCGGCGCTGAGCACTGGTCCCGGCCGGTGCACGCGCTCAACTGCGCGGCGGCCCCGGTCCGCGCCGCGGACGGCAGCGTGCTCGGAGTCCTGGACATCACCGGCGGCGCTCCCGTCGCCTCGGGCATGGCTCGCTCGCTCGTGCGCGCCACCGTCGCCGCGGTCGAGGCCATCCTCGCGGAGCGGGCCGGCACCCCGGGTGCCGCCCCGCCGTCGCGCCCGGTCCTGCAGGTGCTCGGGGGCGGCGGTCACGTCCGGCTGGCGCGGGACGGAGCCCCCGTCGCGCTCTCGGGCCGGCACGCCGAGATCCTCCTGCTGCTCGCGGAGCACCGTCTCGGTCTCACCGCCGAGGAGCTGGCCGTGCACCTGTCGGGCAGCGAGCTGTCCACCGTCGCCGTCCGCGCGGAGATCTCCCGGATGCGGCGCACGCTGCGGCCGCTGCTCGTCGACTCCCGCCCCTACCGCCTGCACGACGACGTGCACACCGACGTCGACGCCGTCAGGGCGGCCCTCGCCGTCGGGGATCTGGCGCGCGCCCTGGCCAGCTACCCGGGGCCCGTGCTGCCCCGCTCGGACGCCCCCGGCGTCGAACGCGTGCGCGCCGGCCTCGAGGACGACCTGCGCGCCGCCGTCGTGACGTCGAACGATCCGGGCGCGCTGGCGCGCTGGCTCGGGTCGGAGTCGGGGATGCACGACTGGTGGGCGCGGGACCGGCTGCGCGAGCTGCGCGCGATCCACCCCGGTGCAACGTCCGTGCAACCCCGCCCCGCCTAG
- the catA gene encoding type A chloramphenicol O-acetyltransferase — MTSPRPIDLTAWPRRQHFEHYRSVVACTYAMTVEVDVTAFAAALRRSSRKSYLAQVWALATVVNRHDELRMCLTEDGAPAVWPVSHPMFTVFNPERETFASVWAPYDPDFATFHAGAAELLETHRAATELFPQGRPPANTFDVSSLPWTSFTGFTLNVAAGWDHLAPILTLGRYVEREDRTLMPLAVQVHHAAADGFHTARLVREFQDLVADPAWVR, encoded by the coding sequence ATGACCTCTCCGCGACCGATCGATCTCACCGCGTGGCCCCGTCGTCAGCACTTCGAGCACTACCGCTCCGTCGTGGCGTGCACCTACGCCATGACGGTGGAGGTGGACGTGACCGCATTCGCCGCGGCGCTGCGGAGGTCGTCACGGAAGAGCTACCTCGCCCAGGTCTGGGCGCTCGCCACGGTGGTGAATCGTCACGACGAGCTGCGGATGTGCCTGACCGAGGACGGTGCGCCCGCCGTCTGGCCGGTGAGCCACCCGATGTTCACCGTGTTCAACCCCGAGCGCGAGACCTTCGCGAGCGTCTGGGCGCCCTACGATCCCGACTTCGCCACGTTCCACGCGGGGGCCGCCGAGCTGCTCGAGACCCATCGCGCCGCGACGGAGCTCTTTCCGCAGGGCCGCCCGCCCGCGAACACGTTCGACGTCTCGAGCCTGCCGTGGACGTCGTTCACCGGGTTCACCCTCAACGTGGCCGCGGGCTGGGACCACCTGGCGCCGATCCTCACGCTCGGTCGTTACGTCGAACGTGAGGATCGGACGCTGATGCCGCTGGCCGTGCAGGTGCACCACGCCGCGGCGGACGGGTTCCACACCGCGCGGTTGGTTCGCGAGTTCCAGGACCTGGTCGCGGACCCGGCCTGGGTCCGCTGA
- a CDS encoding glutamine synthetase III: MTGSSSRQQAIDAVTSYVAPETEFSEPLGDLFGRNVFGPSAMESRLPKSVYRSVMDTIDRGAPLDEGVADAVASAMRDWAIDNGASHYAHVFYPLTGLTAEKHDSFLEPDGDGASIALFSGKTLAQGEPDGSSFPNGGIRSTFEARGYTGWDVTSPAYILENPNGNTLCIPTVFISWTGEALDKKTPLLRSQQAMSKQAERVLRHFGHDDIDTVVSYAGAEQEYFLVDRHFFYSRPDLMASGRTLFGAKPSKGQEFDDHYFGAIPERVLAFMIEVDRELFKQGIIAKTRHNEVAPGQFEIAPLFEKANLAHDHQQLMMTTLQKVAERYGMTCLLHEKPFAGVNGSGKHVNFSIGNANQGNLLNPGATPHDNAQFLVFCASIIRAVHLYGGLLRAVVASASNDHRLGANEAPPAIISIFLGDQLADVFDQIAKGGATGSKAAGILHVGVDTLPPFQADPGDRNRTSPFAFTGNRFEFRAPGSGQSISGPMVAINTILADSLAYIADTLDADLAAGVEFNDAVQNVLQQIVNDHGAAVFNGDGYSEKWQEEAAQRGLPNLRTTVEALQQFTEPSVIDVFDRFKVLSPRELNSRYEVYLEQYILSIAVEAKETVELARTRLLPAALRYQGELAGLAVNLKSVGVEYDSDIIGGLTGSIRPLITAVEALEAAIGEHGGHTPLEEATYAKDVLIPATLAVREAADALEALVADDLWPLPSYQEMLYIL; this comes from the coding sequence ATGACCGGAAGTTCCTCACGTCAGCAGGCGATCGACGCCGTCACCTCCTACGTCGCCCCGGAGACGGAGTTCAGCGAGCCGCTGGGCGACCTGTTCGGCCGCAACGTGTTCGGCCCCTCGGCCATGGAGAGCCGCCTGCCGAAGTCGGTGTACCGGTCCGTGATGGACACGATCGACCGCGGTGCGCCGCTGGACGAGGGCGTGGCCGACGCCGTCGCCTCCGCGATGCGCGACTGGGCCATCGACAACGGCGCCTCGCACTACGCGCACGTCTTCTACCCGCTCACCGGCCTCACGGCCGAGAAGCACGACTCCTTCCTCGAGCCCGACGGCGACGGCGCCTCGATCGCCCTGTTCTCCGGCAAGACCCTCGCGCAGGGTGAGCCCGACGGCTCCTCCTTCCCCAACGGCGGTATCCGCAGCACGTTCGAGGCGCGCGGCTACACCGGCTGGGACGTCACGAGCCCGGCGTACATCCTCGAGAACCCCAACGGGAACACGCTCTGCATCCCCACCGTCTTCATCTCCTGGACCGGTGAGGCGCTCGACAAGAAGACGCCGCTGCTGCGCTCGCAGCAGGCGATGAGCAAGCAGGCCGAGCGCGTGCTGCGGCACTTCGGCCACGACGACATCGACACGGTCGTCTCCTACGCGGGTGCCGAGCAGGAGTACTTCCTGGTCGACCGCCACTTCTTCTACTCCCGCCCGGACCTGATGGCCAGCGGCCGCACGCTGTTCGGTGCGAAGCCCTCCAAGGGCCAGGAGTTCGACGACCACTACTTCGGCGCCATCCCCGAGCGGGTGCTCGCGTTCATGATCGAGGTGGACCGCGAGCTGTTCAAGCAGGGCATCATCGCCAAGACCCGTCACAACGAGGTCGCCCCCGGACAGTTCGAGATCGCGCCGCTGTTCGAGAAGGCCAACCTCGCGCACGACCACCAGCAGCTGATGATGACGACGCTGCAGAAGGTCGCCGAGCGCTACGGGATGACCTGCCTGCTGCACGAGAAGCCGTTCGCCGGCGTCAACGGCTCGGGCAAGCACGTGAACTTCTCCATCGGCAACGCCAACCAGGGCAACCTGCTGAACCCCGGCGCCACCCCGCACGACAACGCCCAGTTCCTGGTCTTCTGCGCCTCGATCATCCGCGCGGTCCACCTGTACGGCGGGCTGCTGCGGGCCGTCGTCGCCTCGGCCTCCAACGACCACCGCCTCGGCGCCAACGAGGCACCGCCGGCGATCATCTCGATCTTCCTCGGCGACCAGCTCGCCGACGTCTTCGACCAGATCGCCAAGGGCGGGGCCACGGGCTCGAAGGCCGCGGGCATCCTGCACGTCGGCGTCGACACGCTCCCGCCGTTCCAGGCCGACCCTGGCGACCGCAACCGCACCAGCCCGTTCGCCTTCACCGGCAACCGGTTCGAGTTCCGCGCCCCCGGCTCGGGCCAGTCGATCTCGGGCCCGATGGTCGCGATCAACACGATCCTGGCCGACTCGCTCGCCTACATCGCCGACACCCTGGACGCCGACCTGGCCGCCGGGGTCGAGTTCAACGACGCGGTCCAGAACGTGCTGCAGCAGATCGTCAACGACCACGGCGCCGCCGTCTTCAACGGCGACGGCTACTCCGAGAAGTGGCAGGAGGAGGCGGCCCAGCGCGGTCTGCCGAACCTGCGCACGACCGTCGAGGCGCTCCAGCAGTTCACCGAGCCGTCCGTGATCGACGTGTTCGACCGGTTCAAGGTGCTCAGCCCGCGCGAGCTCAACTCGCGCTACGAGGTCTACCTCGAGCAGTACATCCTCTCGATCGCGGTCGAGGCGAAGGAGACGGTCGAGCTCGCCCGGACCCGGCTGCTGCCCGCAGCGCTGCGCTACCAGGGCGAGCTCGCGGGACTCGCGGTCAACCTCAAGTCGGTCGGGGTCGAGTACGACAGCGACATCATCGGTGGCCTCACGGGCTCCATCCGCCCGCTCATCACCGCGGTCGAGGCGCTCGAGGCGGCCATCGGCGAGCACGGCGGGCACACCCCGCTGGAGGAGGCCACCTACGCCAAGGACGTGCTGATCCCGGCGACGCTCGCGGTCCGCGAGGCGGCCGACGCGCTCGAGGCGCTCGTGGCCGACGACCTCTGGCCGCTCCCGAGCTACCAGGAGATGCTCTACATCCTCTGA
- a CDS encoding aldehyde dehydrogenase family protein, whose protein sequence is MTIYAPPGSEGSLVTYRSRYDHWIGGEFVAPVNGRYFENPSPVNGKTFTEVARGDAADIDAALDAAHKAAPAWGRTSATERAIILNRIADRMEQHLEEIAVAESWENGKPVRETLNADIPLAIDHFRYFAGAIRAQEGSISQIDEDTVAYHFHEPLGVVGQIIPWNFPILMAVWKLAPALAAGNAVVLKPAEQTPASILFLMEMLADIIPPGVLNVVNGFGVEAGKPLASSPRIRKIAFTGETTTGRLIMQYAAQNIIPVTLELGGKSPNIFFEDVAREKDDYYDKALEGFTMFALNQGEVCTCPSRALIDRSIYDGFLSDALDRTRAVKQGNPLDTDTMIGAQASNDQLEKILSYMDIGKQEGARILTGGERNVLEGDLAEGYYVTPTVFEGTNSMRIFQEEIFGPVVAVTSFSGYDDAISIANDTLYGLGAGVWSREATIAYRAGRAIQAGRVWTNNYHAYPAAAAFGGYKGSGVGRENHLMMLDHYQQTKNLLVSYSAQKLGFF, encoded by the coding sequence ATGACGATCTACGCACCCCCCGGCTCCGAGGGGAGCCTCGTCACCTACCGCTCCCGCTACGACCACTGGATCGGCGGCGAGTTCGTCGCCCCGGTGAACGGTCGCTACTTCGAGAACCCCAGCCCCGTGAACGGCAAGACCTTCACCGAGGTGGCCCGCGGCGACGCCGCGGACATCGACGCCGCGCTCGACGCCGCCCACAAGGCCGCGCCCGCGTGGGGTCGGACCAGCGCGACCGAGCGCGCCATCATCCTCAACAGGATCGCCGACCGGATGGAGCAGCATCTCGAGGAGATCGCCGTCGCCGAGAGCTGGGAGAACGGCAAGCCCGTCCGCGAGACGCTCAACGCCGACATCCCGCTCGCGATCGACCACTTCCGCTACTTCGCCGGCGCGATCCGGGCCCAGGAGGGCTCGATCAGCCAGATCGACGAGGACACGGTCGCCTACCACTTCCACGAGCCGCTGGGCGTGGTCGGCCAGATCATCCCCTGGAACTTCCCGATCCTGATGGCCGTGTGGAAGCTGGCGCCCGCGCTCGCGGCGGGCAACGCCGTCGTGCTCAAGCCGGCCGAGCAGACGCCTGCCTCGATCCTCTTCCTGATGGAGATGCTGGCCGACATCATCCCGCCGGGCGTGCTCAACGTCGTCAACGGCTTCGGCGTCGAGGCGGGCAAGCCGCTGGCCTCGAGCCCGCGCATCCGCAAGATCGCGTTCACCGGCGAGACCACCACGGGCCGGCTGATCATGCAGTACGCGGCTCAGAACATCATCCCGGTCACGCTCGAGCTCGGCGGCAAGAGCCCGAACATCTTCTTCGAGGACGTGGCGCGCGAGAAGGACGACTACTACGACAAGGCCCTCGAGGGCTTCACGATGTTCGCGCTCAACCAGGGCGAGGTCTGCACCTGCCCCTCCCGCGCGCTCATCGACCGCTCCATCTACGACGGCTTCCTGTCCGACGCGCTCGATCGCACGAGGGCCGTGAAGCAGGGCAACCCGCTGGACACCGACACGATGATCGGCGCGCAGGCCAGCAACGACCAGCTCGAGAAGATCCTCAGCTACATGGACATCGGCAAGCAGGAGGGCGCCAGGATCCTCACCGGCGGTGAGCGCAACGTGCTGGAGGGCGACCTCGCCGAGGGGTACTACGTCACCCCGACGGTCTTCGAGGGCACCAACTCGATGCGCATCTTCCAGGAGGAGATCTTCGGGCCGGTCGTCGCCGTGACGTCCTTCTCGGGCTACGACGACGCGATCTCGATCGCCAACGACACGCTCTACGGCCTCGGAGCCGGCGTGTGGTCCCGCGAGGCGACCATCGCCTACCGGGCGGGCCGCGCCATCCAGGCCGGCCGCGTGTGGACGAACAACTACCACGCGTACCCGGCGGCGGCGGCGTTCGGCGGCTACAAGGGCTCGGGCGTCGGCCGCGAGAACCACCTGATGATGCTCGACCACTACCAGCAGACCAAGAACCTCCTGGTCAGCTACTCGGCCCAGAAGCTCGGCTTCTTCTAG
- a CDS encoding sugar porter family MFS transporter, translating to MDRSATDDSAAPSRGEDVTSSAPAAPPSRLNGRIIGISVGAALGGFLFGFDTAVINGAVESIGSQFSLSAGLQGFAVSSALIGCAVGAWFAGPVANKRGRIPVMLVAAVLFLASSIGSGLAFGVWDLIAWRVIGGLGVGAASVIAPAYIAEVSPAHVRGRLGSLQQLAIVLGIFTSLLSNAILAGAAGGAANELWFGLEAWRWMFMAEAVPALIYGLFALRLPESPRFLVARGEYDKASAVLHDFTGVVEVNLKIEEIKKTINAEKKESLSDLRGPRLGLKPIVWIGILLSVFQQFVGINVIFYYSTTLWQSVGFDESDALRISVITSVTNIVVTIVAILLVDRVGRRLMLLVGSVGMTLSLGIMALAFSFATLVEGADGTTSAQLEAPWSTIALVAANVFVVAFGATWGPLVWVLLGEIFPNSIRAGALAVAAAAQWVANFAISTSFPAMASVSLSLAYGFYAAMALLSFFFVLRKVPETKGRELEDMSEDLVVERRTKPART from the coding sequence ATGGATCGCAGCGCGACGGACGACAGCGCCGCACCGAGCCGAGGAGAAGACGTGACCAGTTCCGCACCCGCCGCCCCGCCGAGCAGGCTCAACGGCCGCATCATCGGGATCTCGGTCGGCGCCGCTCTCGGCGGGTTCCTGTTCGGTTTCGACACCGCCGTCATCAACGGAGCCGTCGAGTCGATCGGTTCCCAGTTCTCCCTCTCGGCCGGCCTCCAGGGCTTCGCGGTCTCCTCCGCGCTCATCGGGTGCGCGGTGGGCGCCTGGTTCGCCGGTCCGGTGGCCAACAAGCGCGGCCGCATCCCCGTGATGCTCGTGGCCGCCGTCCTGTTCCTCGCCTCCTCCATCGGCTCCGGCCTCGCGTTCGGGGTCTGGGACCTCATCGCCTGGCGCGTCATCGGCGGCCTCGGCGTGGGCGCCGCCTCCGTGATCGCCCCGGCCTACATCGCCGAGGTCTCCCCCGCGCACGTCCGCGGACGCCTCGGCTCGCTGCAGCAGCTCGCCATCGTGCTCGGCATCTTCACGTCGCTGCTGTCGAACGCGATCCTCGCCGGGGCGGCCGGCGGTGCCGCGAACGAGCTCTGGTTCGGGCTCGAGGCGTGGCGCTGGATGTTCATGGCCGAGGCCGTGCCGGCCCTCATCTACGGGCTCTTCGCCCTGAGGCTGCCGGAGTCGCCCCGATTCCTCGTGGCGCGGGGCGAGTACGACAAGGCCTCGGCGGTCCTGCACGACTTCACCGGCGTCGTCGAGGTCAACCTCAAGATCGAGGAGATCAAGAAGACGATCAACGCCGAGAAGAAGGAGTCGCTCAGCGATCTGCGCGGGCCCCGACTCGGCCTCAAGCCCATCGTCTGGATCGGCATCCTGCTCTCGGTCTTCCAGCAGTTCGTCGGCATCAACGTGATCTTCTACTACTCCACGACGCTGTGGCAGTCGGTCGGGTTCGACGAGTCCGACGCGCTGCGGATCTCGGTCATCACCTCGGTCACCAACATCGTCGTCACGATCGTCGCGATCCTCCTCGTGGACCGCGTCGGCCGCCGCCTCATGCTGCTCGTCGGGTCCGTCGGCATGACGCTGTCGCTCGGCATCATGGCGCTCGCGTTCTCCTTCGCCACGCTGGTCGAGGGTGCGGACGGGACCACGAGCGCCCAGCTGGAGGCCCCGTGGTCGACGATCGCTCTGGTGGCGGCGAACGTCTTCGTCGTCGCGTTCGGTGCCACGTGGGGTCCGCTGGTCTGGGTGCTGCTGGGCGAGATCTTCCCCAACTCCATCCGCGCCGGCGCCCTGGCCGTGGCGGCCGCCGCGCAGTGGGTCGCGAACTTCGCGATCTCGACGTCGTTCCCCGCGATGGCCAGCGTCTCGCTCTCGCTCGCCTACGGCTTCTACGCCGCGATGGCCCTGCTGTCGTTCTTCTTCGTCCTGCGCAAGGTCCCCGAGACCAAGGGCCGCGAGCTCGAGGACATGAGCGAGGACCTCGTCGTCGAGCGCAGGACGAAGCCCGCGCGCACCTGA
- a CDS encoding DUF779 domain-containing protein, whose translation MSTVERVAVTSAASAMLAQLRGQHGELMFHQSGGCCDGSSPMCYPDGDFITGDADIHLGDLAVEVEGDGETFTVPVWMSRNQFEYWKHTHLTIDVVPGRGAGFSLEAPEGVRFLIRSRVFTDEENAALGTTVTLGVAG comes from the coding sequence ATGAGCACCGTCGAACGAGTCGCCGTCACCTCGGCGGCCTCCGCCATGCTCGCGCAGCTGCGCGGGCAGCACGGCGAGCTGATGTTCCACCAGTCCGGGGGCTGCTGCGACGGCTCCTCCCCCATGTGCTACCCCGACGGGGACTTCATCACGGGTGACGCCGACATCCACCTCGGGGACCTGGCCGTCGAGGTGGAGGGGGACGGCGAGACCTTCACCGTGCCGGTCTGGATGAGCCGGAACCAGTTCGAGTACTGGAAGCACACGCACCTGACGATCGACGTCGTCCCCGGCCGCGGCGCCGGGTTCTCGCTCGAGGCGCCGGAGGGCGTGCGGTTCCTCATCCGCTCGCGCGTGTTCACCGACGAGGAGAACGCCGCGCTGGGCACGACCGTGACGCTCGGGGTCGCCGGGTGA
- a CDS encoding MauE/DoxX family redox-associated membrane protein, with translation MSRADAEGGGRGGREPEVASDDAGTASPGRTVGRIALAAILLFAGISHLTFAREEFQAQVPDWFPLDEDLVVIGSGIVELTLGGSLLLARGRRRIQVGWIVAAFFVVIFPGNIAQYLERTDAFGLDTDAKRLARLPGQVGLVLLALWSTGAWRAWRSRRR, from the coding sequence GTGAGCCGGGCGGACGCGGAGGGCGGCGGGCGCGGCGGGCGCGAGCCGGAGGTTGCGTCCGACGACGCCGGCACGGCGTCGCCCGGCCGGACGGTCGGTCGGATCGCGCTGGCCGCCATCCTGCTGTTCGCCGGGATCTCGCACCTCACGTTCGCGCGCGAGGAGTTCCAGGCCCAGGTGCCCGACTGGTTCCCGCTGGACGAGGACCTCGTCGTGATCGGCTCGGGGATCGTCGAGCTGACCCTCGGCGGCTCGCTCCTGCTCGCGCGCGGACGACGGCGGATCCAGGTCGGGTGGATCGTCGCGGCCTTCTTCGTGGTGATCTTCCCGGGCAACATCGCGCAGTACCTCGAGCGCACGGACGCCTTCGGTCTGGACACCGACGCGAAGCGGTTGGCCCGTCTACCCGGTCAGGTCGGCCTGGTGCTGCTGGCGCTGTGGTCGACCGGGGCGTGGCGGGCCTGGCGGTCGCGCCGGCGCTGA
- a CDS encoding aminotransferase class I/II-fold pyridoxal phosphate-dependent enzyme, which produces MAEIPTPRWRAVASAAGLAAPDGTTRPTIFAEMTALATATSAANLGQGFPDADGPAWILEAAVEAIRGGHNQYPPGRGVPALRRAVAAHQERRYGLVLDPGTEVLVTAGATEGLTAAVLALAGPGDEVLTLEPFYDSHAAAIALAGATHTTVPLVPGPDGFRLDVAALEAAVTPRTRVILVNSPHNPTGTVLHRAELEAIAVAAIRADAVVVTDEVYEHLVYDGAEHVPLATLPGMRERTVTISSAGKTFSLTGWKVGWVTGPAALVEAVLAVKQFLTYSGGAPFQPAIARALDEGASDVEELRTSLARRRDALVSGLTEAGFAVVVPRGTYFVCADATPFLTAEMPDGAAFARALPHLVGVAGVPVSAFCREGSATARALAPWVRFTFVKDEATIAVALERLQRLPGRR; this is translated from the coding sequence ATGGCCGAGATCCCCACGCCCCGCTGGCGCGCCGTCGCGAGCGCCGCCGGCCTCGCGGCGCCCGACGGCACCACCCGGCCGACGATCTTCGCCGAGATGACCGCGCTGGCGACGGCCACGAGCGCGGCGAACCTCGGCCAGGGCTTCCCCGACGCCGACGGCCCCGCGTGGATCCTCGAGGCAGCCGTCGAGGCGATCCGCGGGGGCCACAACCAGTACCCGCCCGGCCGCGGCGTGCCCGCGCTGCGCCGCGCCGTCGCCGCGCACCAGGAGCGCCGCTACGGCCTCGTCCTCGACCCCGGGACCGAGGTGCTCGTCACGGCCGGCGCGACCGAGGGCCTCACCGCGGCCGTCCTCGCGCTGGCCGGCCCCGGCGACGAGGTCCTCACCCTCGAGCCGTTCTACGACTCCCACGCCGCGGCGATCGCGCTCGCGGGCGCCACCCACACCACCGTCCCGCTCGTGCCCGGTCCCGACGGCTTCCGGCTCGACGTCGCCGCCCTCGAGGCGGCCGTCACGCCACGCACCCGCGTCATCCTGGTCAACTCCCCGCACAACCCCACCGGCACCGTCCTGCACCGCGCCGAGCTGGAGGCGATCGCGGTGGCCGCCATCCGCGCCGACGCCGTCGTGGTGACCGACGAGGTCTACGAGCACCTCGTCTACGACGGCGCCGAGCACGTCCCGCTCGCGACGCTCCCCGGCATGCGGGAGCGCACCGTGACCATCTCCTCGGCCGGCAAGACGTTCTCGCTCACGGGCTGGAAGGTCGGCTGGGTGACCGGGCCCGCCGCGCTGGTCGAGGCGGTGCTGGCGGTCAAGCAGTTCCTCACCTACTCCGGAGGCGCCCCGTTCCAGCCGGCGATCGCGCGCGCCCTGGACGAGGGGGCGTCCGACGTCGAGGAGCTGCGCACGTCGCTCGCCCGCCGCCGCGACGCCCTGGTGAGCGGCCTGACGGAGGCCGGCTTCGCCGTCGTCGTCCCCCGCGGCACCTACTTCGTGTGCGCGGACGCGACGCCGTTCCTCACCGCCGAGATGCCCGACGGCGCCGCGTTCGCGCGCGCCCTGCCGCACCTGGTCGGGGTGGCGGGCGTCCCGGTGTCGGCGTTCTGCCGCGAGGGCTCCGCCACCGCGCGTGCCCTAGCCCCCTGGGTGCGGTTCACCTTCGTCAAGGACGAGGCCACGATCGCGGTGGCCCTGGAACGCCTGCAACGGCTGCCCGGTCGGCGCTGA